From a single Ailuropoda melanoleuca isolate Jingjing chromosome 12, ASM200744v2, whole genome shotgun sequence genomic region:
- the LOC100466499 gene encoding zinc finger protein 26 isoform X1 — protein sequence MPVDRDPALFDLRPQHVGHRTEAGARPGAGERGPGAACGGSREAPPFSADPQPARSPATCTKQRGMAGRFRTASCWGLLSFKDISMEFTWEEWQLLDSTQKYLYRDVILENYSHLVSLGYHGTKPDLIFKLEQGEEPWIINAKVSRQSYPEGWKEWYQKNQDEFENVERSYACGEFGRRHMSRSHVPSRQRIHKYNTHGKSLTQNSGSAKSCLRKNPDKFHKYEESYFLKHQRAHSAEKNCVCNECGKAFRCKSQLIVHLRIHTGERPYECTKCERAFSAKSNLNAHQRVHTGEKPYSCGECGKVFSFRSQLIVHQEIHTGGKPYGCSECGKAYSWKSQLLLHQRSHTGVKPYECGECGKAFSLKSPFVVHQRTHTGVKPHKCSECGKAFRSKSYLLVHIRMHTGEKPYQCGDCGKAFSMKTQLVVHQGIHTGNNPYQCSECGKAFGRKEQLTAHLRAHAGEKPYGCSECGKAFSSKSYLVIHRRTHTGERPYECSFCERAFCGKSQLIIHQRTHSTEKPYECSECEKAYPRKASLQIHQKTHSGEKPFKCGECGKAFTQKSSLSEHQRVHTGEKPWKCSECGKSFCWNSGLRIHRKTHK from the exons ATGCCTGTGGATCGGGACCCTGCCTTGTTTGACCTCAGGCCTCAGCATGTTGGCCACCGCACTGAGGCTGGAGCGCGGCCGGGGGCCGGAGAGAGGGGACCAGGGGCCGCCTGCGGCGGGTCCCGTGAGGCTCCGCCCTTCTCGGCAGATCCGCAGCCTGCTAGAAGCCCGGCCA CCTGCACGAAACAGCGCGGGATGGCCGGCAGGTTCCGGACAGCTTCGTGTTGG GGCTTATTGTCATTCAAGGATATATCTATGGAGTTCACCTGGGAAGAGTGGCAGTTACTGGACTCAACGCAGAAGTACCTGTACAGGGATGTGATACTGGAGAACTATAGCCACCTGGTATCTCTGG GGTATCATGGTACCAAACCTGATTTAATCTTCAAGTTGGAGCAAGGAGAGGAGCCATGGATAATAAATGCCAAAGTTTCCCGTCAGAGCTATCCAG aaggtTGGAAAGAATGGTACCAGAAAAATCAAGATGAGTTTGAAAATGTTGAGAGAAGTTATGCTTGTGGTGAATTTGGAAGACGTCATATGAGCAGAAGCCATGTTCCTTCAAGACAAAGAATCCATAAGTACAACACACATGGAAAAAGTCTGACACAAAACTCAGGTTCAGCCAAAAGCTGTCTGAGAAAAAATCCTGATAAATTCCACAAATATGAAGAATCCTATTTTCTTAAGCATCAAAGAGCTCATAGTGCAGAAAAAAACTGTGtgtgtaatgaatgtgggaaagcctttcgTTGTAAATCACAGCTGATTGTCCATCTCAGAATTCATACGGGAGAGAGGCCTTACGAATGCACCAAATGTGAAAGGGCGTTCAGTGCCAAGTCAAACCTTAATGCTCATCAGAGAGTCCACACGGGAGAAAAGCCCTACTCCTGTGGTGAGTGTGGGAAGGTGTTCTCCTTCAGGTCACAGCTCATTGTCCATCAGGAAATTCACACAGGGGGGAAACCTTATggctgcagtgaatgtgggaaagcctacAGCTGGAAGTCACAGCTGCTTTTACACCAGAGAAGCCACACGGGCGTGAAACCTTACGAATGTGgggagtgtgggaaagccttcagtttGAAGTCCCCCTTCGTTGTGCACCAGAGGACTCACACAGGAGTGAAACCCCATAAATGCAgcgaatgtgggaaagcctttaggAGCAAGTCCTACCTCCTGGTTCACATCAGAATGCACACAGGGGAGAAACCCTATCAGTGTGGCGATTGTGGGAAGGCCTTCAGTATGAAGACACAGCTTGTTGTTCACCAAGGAATCCACACGGGAAATAATCCGTATCAGTGCAgcgaatgtgggaaagccttcggGAGGAAGGAACAGCTCACCGCGCACCTGAGAGCACACGCAGGCGAGAAGCCCTACGGGTGCAGTGAGTGTGGGAAGGCTTTCAGCAGCAAATCCTACCTTGTTATACACAGGAGAACGCACACAGGAGAGAGACCCTACGAATGTAGTTTCTGCGAGAGAGCCTTTTGTGGGAAATCCCAGCTCATCATACACCAGAGGACTCACTCGacagagaaaccctatgaatgcaGCGAATGTGAGAAAGCCTATCCCAGGAAGGCATCGCTCCAGATACACCAGAAAACTCACTCAGGAGAAAAACCTTTTAAGTGTggtgaatgtgggaaggccttcactCAGAAGTCGTCCCTCAGTGAGCATCAGAGAGttcacacaggggagaagccgTGGAAATGCTctgaatgtgggaaatccttcTGTTGGAACTCAGGGCTTCGAATACATCGAAAAACTCACAAGTGA
- the LOC100466499 gene encoding zinc finger protein 26 isoform X2, with the protein MPVDRDPALFDLRPQHVGHRTEAGARPGAGERGPGAACGGSREAPPFSADPQPARSPATCTKQRGMAGRFRTASCWGLLSFKDISMEFTWEEWQLLDSTQKYLYRDVILENYSHLVSLGYHGTKPDLIFKLEQGEEPWIINAKVSRQSYPGWKEWYQKNQDEFENVERSYACGEFGRRHMSRSHVPSRQRIHKYNTHGKSLTQNSGSAKSCLRKNPDKFHKYEESYFLKHQRAHSAEKNCVCNECGKAFRCKSQLIVHLRIHTGERPYECTKCERAFSAKSNLNAHQRVHTGEKPYSCGECGKVFSFRSQLIVHQEIHTGGKPYGCSECGKAYSWKSQLLLHQRSHTGVKPYECGECGKAFSLKSPFVVHQRTHTGVKPHKCSECGKAFRSKSYLLVHIRMHTGEKPYQCGDCGKAFSMKTQLVVHQGIHTGNNPYQCSECGKAFGRKEQLTAHLRAHAGEKPYGCSECGKAFSSKSYLVIHRRTHTGERPYECSFCERAFCGKSQLIIHQRTHSTEKPYECSECEKAYPRKASLQIHQKTHSGEKPFKCGECGKAFTQKSSLSEHQRVHTGEKPWKCSECGKSFCWNSGLRIHRKTHK; encoded by the exons ATGCCTGTGGATCGGGACCCTGCCTTGTTTGACCTCAGGCCTCAGCATGTTGGCCACCGCACTGAGGCTGGAGCGCGGCCGGGGGCCGGAGAGAGGGGACCAGGGGCCGCCTGCGGCGGGTCCCGTGAGGCTCCGCCCTTCTCGGCAGATCCGCAGCCTGCTAGAAGCCCGGCCA CCTGCACGAAACAGCGCGGGATGGCCGGCAGGTTCCGGACAGCTTCGTGTTGG GGCTTATTGTCATTCAAGGATATATCTATGGAGTTCACCTGGGAAGAGTGGCAGTTACTGGACTCAACGCAGAAGTACCTGTACAGGGATGTGATACTGGAGAACTATAGCCACCTGGTATCTCTGG GGTATCATGGTACCAAACCTGATTTAATCTTCAAGTTGGAGCAAGGAGAGGAGCCATGGATAATAAATGCCAAAGTTTCCCGTCAGAGCTATCCAG gtTGGAAAGAATGGTACCAGAAAAATCAAGATGAGTTTGAAAATGTTGAGAGAAGTTATGCTTGTGGTGAATTTGGAAGACGTCATATGAGCAGAAGCCATGTTCCTTCAAGACAAAGAATCCATAAGTACAACACACATGGAAAAAGTCTGACACAAAACTCAGGTTCAGCCAAAAGCTGTCTGAGAAAAAATCCTGATAAATTCCACAAATATGAAGAATCCTATTTTCTTAAGCATCAAAGAGCTCATAGTGCAGAAAAAAACTGTGtgtgtaatgaatgtgggaaagcctttcgTTGTAAATCACAGCTGATTGTCCATCTCAGAATTCATACGGGAGAGAGGCCTTACGAATGCACCAAATGTGAAAGGGCGTTCAGTGCCAAGTCAAACCTTAATGCTCATCAGAGAGTCCACACGGGAGAAAAGCCCTACTCCTGTGGTGAGTGTGGGAAGGTGTTCTCCTTCAGGTCACAGCTCATTGTCCATCAGGAAATTCACACAGGGGGGAAACCTTATggctgcagtgaatgtgggaaagcctacAGCTGGAAGTCACAGCTGCTTTTACACCAGAGAAGCCACACGGGCGTGAAACCTTACGAATGTGgggagtgtgggaaagccttcagtttGAAGTCCCCCTTCGTTGTGCACCAGAGGACTCACACAGGAGTGAAACCCCATAAATGCAgcgaatgtgggaaagcctttaggAGCAAGTCCTACCTCCTGGTTCACATCAGAATGCACACAGGGGAGAAACCCTATCAGTGTGGCGATTGTGGGAAGGCCTTCAGTATGAAGACACAGCTTGTTGTTCACCAAGGAATCCACACGGGAAATAATCCGTATCAGTGCAgcgaatgtgggaaagccttcggGAGGAAGGAACAGCTCACCGCGCACCTGAGAGCACACGCAGGCGAGAAGCCCTACGGGTGCAGTGAGTGTGGGAAGGCTTTCAGCAGCAAATCCTACCTTGTTATACACAGGAGAACGCACACAGGAGAGAGACCCTACGAATGTAGTTTCTGCGAGAGAGCCTTTTGTGGGAAATCCCAGCTCATCATACACCAGAGGACTCACTCGacagagaaaccctatgaatgcaGCGAATGTGAGAAAGCCTATCCCAGGAAGGCATCGCTCCAGATACACCAGAAAACTCACTCAGGAGAAAAACCTTTTAAGTGTggtgaatgtgggaaggccttcactCAGAAGTCGTCCCTCAGTGAGCATCAGAGAGttcacacaggggagaagccgTGGAAATGCTctgaatgtgggaaatccttcTGTTGGAACTCAGGGCTTCGAATACATCGAAAAACTCACAAGTGA
- the LOC100466499 gene encoding zinc finger protein 26 isoform X3, producing the protein MPVDRDPALFDLRPQHVGHRTEAGARPGAGERGPGAACGGSREAPPFSADPQPARSPATCTKQRGMAGRFRTASCWDISMEFTWEEWQLLDSTQKYLYRDVILENYSHLVSLGYHGTKPDLIFKLEQGEEPWIINAKVSRQSYPEGWKEWYQKNQDEFENVERSYACGEFGRRHMSRSHVPSRQRIHKYNTHGKSLTQNSGSAKSCLRKNPDKFHKYEESYFLKHQRAHSAEKNCVCNECGKAFRCKSQLIVHLRIHTGERPYECTKCERAFSAKSNLNAHQRVHTGEKPYSCGECGKVFSFRSQLIVHQEIHTGGKPYGCSECGKAYSWKSQLLLHQRSHTGVKPYECGECGKAFSLKSPFVVHQRTHTGVKPHKCSECGKAFRSKSYLLVHIRMHTGEKPYQCGDCGKAFSMKTQLVVHQGIHTGNNPYQCSECGKAFGRKEQLTAHLRAHAGEKPYGCSECGKAFSSKSYLVIHRRTHTGERPYECSFCERAFCGKSQLIIHQRTHSTEKPYECSECEKAYPRKASLQIHQKTHSGEKPFKCGECGKAFTQKSSLSEHQRVHTGEKPWKCSECGKSFCWNSGLRIHRKTHK; encoded by the exons ATGCCTGTGGATCGGGACCCTGCCTTGTTTGACCTCAGGCCTCAGCATGTTGGCCACCGCACTGAGGCTGGAGCGCGGCCGGGGGCCGGAGAGAGGGGACCAGGGGCCGCCTGCGGCGGGTCCCGTGAGGCTCCGCCCTTCTCGGCAGATCCGCAGCCTGCTAGAAGCCCGGCCA CCTGCACGAAACAGCGCGGGATGGCCGGCAGGTTCCGGACAGCTTCGTGTTGG GATATATCTATGGAGTTCACCTGGGAAGAGTGGCAGTTACTGGACTCAACGCAGAAGTACCTGTACAGGGATGTGATACTGGAGAACTATAGCCACCTGGTATCTCTGG GGTATCATGGTACCAAACCTGATTTAATCTTCAAGTTGGAGCAAGGAGAGGAGCCATGGATAATAAATGCCAAAGTTTCCCGTCAGAGCTATCCAG aaggtTGGAAAGAATGGTACCAGAAAAATCAAGATGAGTTTGAAAATGTTGAGAGAAGTTATGCTTGTGGTGAATTTGGAAGACGTCATATGAGCAGAAGCCATGTTCCTTCAAGACAAAGAATCCATAAGTACAACACACATGGAAAAAGTCTGACACAAAACTCAGGTTCAGCCAAAAGCTGTCTGAGAAAAAATCCTGATAAATTCCACAAATATGAAGAATCCTATTTTCTTAAGCATCAAAGAGCTCATAGTGCAGAAAAAAACTGTGtgtgtaatgaatgtgggaaagcctttcgTTGTAAATCACAGCTGATTGTCCATCTCAGAATTCATACGGGAGAGAGGCCTTACGAATGCACCAAATGTGAAAGGGCGTTCAGTGCCAAGTCAAACCTTAATGCTCATCAGAGAGTCCACACGGGAGAAAAGCCCTACTCCTGTGGTGAGTGTGGGAAGGTGTTCTCCTTCAGGTCACAGCTCATTGTCCATCAGGAAATTCACACAGGGGGGAAACCTTATggctgcagtgaatgtgggaaagcctacAGCTGGAAGTCACAGCTGCTTTTACACCAGAGAAGCCACACGGGCGTGAAACCTTACGAATGTGgggagtgtgggaaagccttcagtttGAAGTCCCCCTTCGTTGTGCACCAGAGGACTCACACAGGAGTGAAACCCCATAAATGCAgcgaatgtgggaaagcctttaggAGCAAGTCCTACCTCCTGGTTCACATCAGAATGCACACAGGGGAGAAACCCTATCAGTGTGGCGATTGTGGGAAGGCCTTCAGTATGAAGACACAGCTTGTTGTTCACCAAGGAATCCACACGGGAAATAATCCGTATCAGTGCAgcgaatgtgggaaagccttcggGAGGAAGGAACAGCTCACCGCGCACCTGAGAGCACACGCAGGCGAGAAGCCCTACGGGTGCAGTGAGTGTGGGAAGGCTTTCAGCAGCAAATCCTACCTTGTTATACACAGGAGAACGCACACAGGAGAGAGACCCTACGAATGTAGTTTCTGCGAGAGAGCCTTTTGTGGGAAATCCCAGCTCATCATACACCAGAGGACTCACTCGacagagaaaccctatgaatgcaGCGAATGTGAGAAAGCCTATCCCAGGAAGGCATCGCTCCAGATACACCAGAAAACTCACTCAGGAGAAAAACCTTTTAAGTGTggtgaatgtgggaaggccttcactCAGAAGTCGTCCCTCAGTGAGCATCAGAGAGttcacacaggggagaagccgTGGAAATGCTctgaatgtgggaaatccttcTGTTGGAACTCAGGGCTTCGAATACATCGAAAAACTCACAAGTGA
- the LOC100466499 gene encoding zinc finger protein 26 isoform X8, protein MAGRFRTASCWDISMEFTWEEWQLLDSTQKYLYRDVILENYSHLVSLGYHGTKPDLIFKLEQGEEPWIINAKVSRQSYPEGWKEWYQKNQDEFENVERSYACGEFGRRHMSRSHVPSRQRIHKYNTHGKSLTQNSGSAKSCLRKNPDKFHKYEESYFLKHQRAHSAEKNCVCNECGKAFRCKSQLIVHLRIHTGERPYECTKCERAFSAKSNLNAHQRVHTGEKPYSCGECGKVFSFRSQLIVHQEIHTGGKPYGCSECGKAYSWKSQLLLHQRSHTGVKPYECGECGKAFSLKSPFVVHQRTHTGVKPHKCSECGKAFRSKSYLLVHIRMHTGEKPYQCGDCGKAFSMKTQLVVHQGIHTGNNPYQCSECGKAFGRKEQLTAHLRAHAGEKPYGCSECGKAFSSKSYLVIHRRTHTGERPYECSFCERAFCGKSQLIIHQRTHSTEKPYECSECEKAYPRKASLQIHQKTHSGEKPFKCGECGKAFTQKSSLSEHQRVHTGEKPWKCSECGKSFCWNSGLRIHRKTHK, encoded by the exons ATGGCCGGCAGGTTCCGGACAGCTTCGTGTTGG GATATATCTATGGAGTTCACCTGGGAAGAGTGGCAGTTACTGGACTCAACGCAGAAGTACCTGTACAGGGATGTGATACTGGAGAACTATAGCCACCTGGTATCTCTGG GGTATCATGGTACCAAACCTGATTTAATCTTCAAGTTGGAGCAAGGAGAGGAGCCATGGATAATAAATGCCAAAGTTTCCCGTCAGAGCTATCCAG aaggtTGGAAAGAATGGTACCAGAAAAATCAAGATGAGTTTGAAAATGTTGAGAGAAGTTATGCTTGTGGTGAATTTGGAAGACGTCATATGAGCAGAAGCCATGTTCCTTCAAGACAAAGAATCCATAAGTACAACACACATGGAAAAAGTCTGACACAAAACTCAGGTTCAGCCAAAAGCTGTCTGAGAAAAAATCCTGATAAATTCCACAAATATGAAGAATCCTATTTTCTTAAGCATCAAAGAGCTCATAGTGCAGAAAAAAACTGTGtgtgtaatgaatgtgggaaagcctttcgTTGTAAATCACAGCTGATTGTCCATCTCAGAATTCATACGGGAGAGAGGCCTTACGAATGCACCAAATGTGAAAGGGCGTTCAGTGCCAAGTCAAACCTTAATGCTCATCAGAGAGTCCACACGGGAGAAAAGCCCTACTCCTGTGGTGAGTGTGGGAAGGTGTTCTCCTTCAGGTCACAGCTCATTGTCCATCAGGAAATTCACACAGGGGGGAAACCTTATggctgcagtgaatgtgggaaagcctacAGCTGGAAGTCACAGCTGCTTTTACACCAGAGAAGCCACACGGGCGTGAAACCTTACGAATGTGgggagtgtgggaaagccttcagtttGAAGTCCCCCTTCGTTGTGCACCAGAGGACTCACACAGGAGTGAAACCCCATAAATGCAgcgaatgtgggaaagcctttaggAGCAAGTCCTACCTCCTGGTTCACATCAGAATGCACACAGGGGAGAAACCCTATCAGTGTGGCGATTGTGGGAAGGCCTTCAGTATGAAGACACAGCTTGTTGTTCACCAAGGAATCCACACGGGAAATAATCCGTATCAGTGCAgcgaatgtgggaaagccttcggGAGGAAGGAACAGCTCACCGCGCACCTGAGAGCACACGCAGGCGAGAAGCCCTACGGGTGCAGTGAGTGTGGGAAGGCTTTCAGCAGCAAATCCTACCTTGTTATACACAGGAGAACGCACACAGGAGAGAGACCCTACGAATGTAGTTTCTGCGAGAGAGCCTTTTGTGGGAAATCCCAGCTCATCATACACCAGAGGACTCACTCGacagagaaaccctatgaatgcaGCGAATGTGAGAAAGCCTATCCCAGGAAGGCATCGCTCCAGATACACCAGAAAACTCACTCAGGAGAAAAACCTTTTAAGTGTggtgaatgtgggaaggccttcactCAGAAGTCGTCCCTCAGTGAGCATCAGAGAGttcacacaggggagaagccgTGGAAATGCTctgaatgtgggaaatccttcTGTTGGAACTCAGGGCTTCGAATACATCGAAAAACTCACAAGTGA
- the LOC100466499 gene encoding zinc finger protein 26 isoform X5 gives MGDTLLETSSPLGLLSFKDISMEFTWEEWQLLDSTQKYLYRDVILENYSHLVSLGYHGTKPDLIFKLEQGEEPWIINAKVSRQSYPEGWKEWYQKNQDEFENVERSYACGEFGRRHMSRSHVPSRQRIHKYNTHGKSLTQNSGSAKSCLRKNPDKFHKYEESYFLKHQRAHSAEKNCVCNECGKAFRCKSQLIVHLRIHTGERPYECTKCERAFSAKSNLNAHQRVHTGEKPYSCGECGKVFSFRSQLIVHQEIHTGGKPYGCSECGKAYSWKSQLLLHQRSHTGVKPYECGECGKAFSLKSPFVVHQRTHTGVKPHKCSECGKAFRSKSYLLVHIRMHTGEKPYQCGDCGKAFSMKTQLVVHQGIHTGNNPYQCSECGKAFGRKEQLTAHLRAHAGEKPYGCSECGKAFSSKSYLVIHRRTHTGERPYECSFCERAFCGKSQLIIHQRTHSTEKPYECSECEKAYPRKASLQIHQKTHSGEKPFKCGECGKAFTQKSSLSEHQRVHTGEKPWKCSECGKSFCWNSGLRIHRKTHK, from the exons ATGGGGGACACTCTCCTGGAAACCAGCAGCCCTTTG GGCTTATTGTCATTCAAGGATATATCTATGGAGTTCACCTGGGAAGAGTGGCAGTTACTGGACTCAACGCAGAAGTACCTGTACAGGGATGTGATACTGGAGAACTATAGCCACCTGGTATCTCTGG GGTATCATGGTACCAAACCTGATTTAATCTTCAAGTTGGAGCAAGGAGAGGAGCCATGGATAATAAATGCCAAAGTTTCCCGTCAGAGCTATCCAG aaggtTGGAAAGAATGGTACCAGAAAAATCAAGATGAGTTTGAAAATGTTGAGAGAAGTTATGCTTGTGGTGAATTTGGAAGACGTCATATGAGCAGAAGCCATGTTCCTTCAAGACAAAGAATCCATAAGTACAACACACATGGAAAAAGTCTGACACAAAACTCAGGTTCAGCCAAAAGCTGTCTGAGAAAAAATCCTGATAAATTCCACAAATATGAAGAATCCTATTTTCTTAAGCATCAAAGAGCTCATAGTGCAGAAAAAAACTGTGtgtgtaatgaatgtgggaaagcctttcgTTGTAAATCACAGCTGATTGTCCATCTCAGAATTCATACGGGAGAGAGGCCTTACGAATGCACCAAATGTGAAAGGGCGTTCAGTGCCAAGTCAAACCTTAATGCTCATCAGAGAGTCCACACGGGAGAAAAGCCCTACTCCTGTGGTGAGTGTGGGAAGGTGTTCTCCTTCAGGTCACAGCTCATTGTCCATCAGGAAATTCACACAGGGGGGAAACCTTATggctgcagtgaatgtgggaaagcctacAGCTGGAAGTCACAGCTGCTTTTACACCAGAGAAGCCACACGGGCGTGAAACCTTACGAATGTGgggagtgtgggaaagccttcagtttGAAGTCCCCCTTCGTTGTGCACCAGAGGACTCACACAGGAGTGAAACCCCATAAATGCAgcgaatgtgggaaagcctttaggAGCAAGTCCTACCTCCTGGTTCACATCAGAATGCACACAGGGGAGAAACCCTATCAGTGTGGCGATTGTGGGAAGGCCTTCAGTATGAAGACACAGCTTGTTGTTCACCAAGGAATCCACACGGGAAATAATCCGTATCAGTGCAgcgaatgtgggaaagccttcggGAGGAAGGAACAGCTCACCGCGCACCTGAGAGCACACGCAGGCGAGAAGCCCTACGGGTGCAGTGAGTGTGGGAAGGCTTTCAGCAGCAAATCCTACCTTGTTATACACAGGAGAACGCACACAGGAGAGAGACCCTACGAATGTAGTTTCTGCGAGAGAGCCTTTTGTGGGAAATCCCAGCTCATCATACACCAGAGGACTCACTCGacagagaaaccctatgaatgcaGCGAATGTGAGAAAGCCTATCCCAGGAAGGCATCGCTCCAGATACACCAGAAAACTCACTCAGGAGAAAAACCTTTTAAGTGTggtgaatgtgggaaggccttcactCAGAAGTCGTCCCTCAGTGAGCATCAGAGAGttcacacaggggagaagccgTGGAAATGCTctgaatgtgggaaatccttcTGTTGGAACTCAGGGCTTCGAATACATCGAAAAACTCACAAGTGA
- the LOC100466499 gene encoding zinc finger protein 26 isoform X6, whose protein sequence is MAGRFRTASCWGLLSFKDISMEFTWEEWQLLDSTQKYLYRDVILENYSHLVSLGYHGTKPDLIFKLEQGEEPWIINAKVSRQSYPEGWKEWYQKNQDEFENVERSYACGEFGRRHMSRSHVPSRQRIHKYNTHGKSLTQNSGSAKSCLRKNPDKFHKYEESYFLKHQRAHSAEKNCVCNECGKAFRCKSQLIVHLRIHTGERPYECTKCERAFSAKSNLNAHQRVHTGEKPYSCGECGKVFSFRSQLIVHQEIHTGGKPYGCSECGKAYSWKSQLLLHQRSHTGVKPYECGECGKAFSLKSPFVVHQRTHTGVKPHKCSECGKAFRSKSYLLVHIRMHTGEKPYQCGDCGKAFSMKTQLVVHQGIHTGNNPYQCSECGKAFGRKEQLTAHLRAHAGEKPYGCSECGKAFSSKSYLVIHRRTHTGERPYECSFCERAFCGKSQLIIHQRTHSTEKPYECSECEKAYPRKASLQIHQKTHSGEKPFKCGECGKAFTQKSSLSEHQRVHTGEKPWKCSECGKSFCWNSGLRIHRKTHK, encoded by the exons ATGGCCGGCAGGTTCCGGACAGCTTCGTGTTGG GGCTTATTGTCATTCAAGGATATATCTATGGAGTTCACCTGGGAAGAGTGGCAGTTACTGGACTCAACGCAGAAGTACCTGTACAGGGATGTGATACTGGAGAACTATAGCCACCTGGTATCTCTGG GGTATCATGGTACCAAACCTGATTTAATCTTCAAGTTGGAGCAAGGAGAGGAGCCATGGATAATAAATGCCAAAGTTTCCCGTCAGAGCTATCCAG aaggtTGGAAAGAATGGTACCAGAAAAATCAAGATGAGTTTGAAAATGTTGAGAGAAGTTATGCTTGTGGTGAATTTGGAAGACGTCATATGAGCAGAAGCCATGTTCCTTCAAGACAAAGAATCCATAAGTACAACACACATGGAAAAAGTCTGACACAAAACTCAGGTTCAGCCAAAAGCTGTCTGAGAAAAAATCCTGATAAATTCCACAAATATGAAGAATCCTATTTTCTTAAGCATCAAAGAGCTCATAGTGCAGAAAAAAACTGTGtgtgtaatgaatgtgggaaagcctttcgTTGTAAATCACAGCTGATTGTCCATCTCAGAATTCATACGGGAGAGAGGCCTTACGAATGCACCAAATGTGAAAGGGCGTTCAGTGCCAAGTCAAACCTTAATGCTCATCAGAGAGTCCACACGGGAGAAAAGCCCTACTCCTGTGGTGAGTGTGGGAAGGTGTTCTCCTTCAGGTCACAGCTCATTGTCCATCAGGAAATTCACACAGGGGGGAAACCTTATggctgcagtgaatgtgggaaagcctacAGCTGGAAGTCACAGCTGCTTTTACACCAGAGAAGCCACACGGGCGTGAAACCTTACGAATGTGgggagtgtgggaaagccttcagtttGAAGTCCCCCTTCGTTGTGCACCAGAGGACTCACACAGGAGTGAAACCCCATAAATGCAgcgaatgtgggaaagcctttaggAGCAAGTCCTACCTCCTGGTTCACATCAGAATGCACACAGGGGAGAAACCCTATCAGTGTGGCGATTGTGGGAAGGCCTTCAGTATGAAGACACAGCTTGTTGTTCACCAAGGAATCCACACGGGAAATAATCCGTATCAGTGCAgcgaatgtgggaaagccttcggGAGGAAGGAACAGCTCACCGCGCACCTGAGAGCACACGCAGGCGAGAAGCCCTACGGGTGCAGTGAGTGTGGGAAGGCTTTCAGCAGCAAATCCTACCTTGTTATACACAGGAGAACGCACACAGGAGAGAGACCCTACGAATGTAGTTTCTGCGAGAGAGCCTTTTGTGGGAAATCCCAGCTCATCATACACCAGAGGACTCACTCGacagagaaaccctatgaatgcaGCGAATGTGAGAAAGCCTATCCCAGGAAGGCATCGCTCCAGATACACCAGAAAACTCACTCAGGAGAAAAACCTTTTAAGTGTggtgaatgtgggaaggccttcactCAGAAGTCGTCCCTCAGTGAGCATCAGAGAGttcacacaggggagaagccgTGGAAATGCTctgaatgtgggaaatccttcTGTTGGAACTCAGGGCTTCGAATACATCGAAAAACTCACAAGTGA